Sequence from the Candidatus Eisenbacteria bacterium genome:
GGGTCGAGGCCCTTCACCGGCTTGAGACAGGTGACGCCGGGCCATGCCCGGGGCTCGGTCCCCCGCGCGCGGCGCCGCAGCGCGCACGCCGCGCCGGCGAGGATGCACAGCGCCGACACCGCCGCGGAGGAGAGCGCGAAGGCGCGAAACACGGCGCCGCCCTAGCGGATGACCACGAACCGGCCCACGGCCTGCCCCACGGCCGACTCGACGGTGTACAGGTAAATGCCGCCCTTCACGTCCTGCCCGTTGCGCGACACCAGGTTCCACTCCACCGTCCCGCCGCCTCGCGCGGCGTCCTCGCGGTACTCGCGCACCAGGTCTCCGGCCATGGTGAAGATGCGCAGCGTGAAGCGCCCGCAGGGCATGTGATTGAAGTTGATGTGCGTCCCCGTGGGATCATTGGAGCTTCCGCGCAGGTCCCAGGCGGCCCGGAAGCGGTACGGATTGGGGACCACCCGCACGCCGCGCGCGTCGGTGGCGCAGTCGGTGCGCGCCACCACCGCGTTCTCCTCGATGGCCGCGCGCCCCGTCTCCTGCTGCTCGACGGTGTCCAGGGGCGAAGTGCGGATGCCCGTCGGCTTGGTGTTCTCGTCGTAGGCGGTGACCACGTAGAAGTAGCGGAACCCGTCGATCACCTGGGGATCCACGTAGCGGTAGTAGCCCACCCTGTGGACGTGGCAGGGCTCGCCGCGGAAGTCCGGGCAGGTGACGCTGGAATCCCAGCCCGCGGGGCCGTCCGGCACCGCCGCGGCGTCGCGCACCTGGTCCAGCGTGCCGGAGGCCACCCGGCCCACCGGCTTGGCCCAATCCCCCACCAGTTCCCACAGGTCCATCGCGGGCCCGTTGGGACCGGTCTCGGGATCGCGCTTCCAGCCGGCGGCCCGGTACAGGCGGTAGCCCCGGAAGTCCAGCAACCCGGTGCCCGGGTCGGGGATGCGCTCGGCCTGGTCGTCCCACAGCACGGTCATGCGGTGGTCGCCCGGCACCAGTCGCACCCGGGGTGGCACCGGAGGCGCCTGCCCGATCCAGCTCACGCGGTCCACCAGGGGCACGCCCGCGATGTCGCACGCCCCGGTGGTGGGATCGCAGTCGAGGTCGAACCAGGTGCAGTGCTGGTCGCCGACGTCGCGCTGGTTGCCCTCCTCGTCGCTGCAGTCGCTGTAGGACAGCGCGCGCCCGGGCGGGGCGATGATGCAGGTCTCGCGGCCCCCGTCGCCGGGGTTACGGATGTCCCGGGGGGAATTGCACGCGTGCGCGCCGGCGCGGGGAGGCACGGTGTCGGCCCGGTAGTTCGCGTTGGGGCGCAGCACCCCCCGCCACGCGCGCCACGCCTGCTGGCAGGAGCCCAGCAGCCCCTGCGGCACCTGGTTTCCGAACTTGGACTGGAATATGTTGAGGTCCTCCAGGGTGGTGGGCACCAGGTCCCGCCCGCGCGGCCCGTAGTCGGCGCGCCCCACGCAGAAAGCCACGTCGAGCTCCAGGGTGCTGTCGGCGGGCAGGGTCACGTACGGTCCCACCGAGAACAGCGCGCGGTAGGCGCCGGTGTTGTCCAGGTCCGGGAACTCGAGACGCTTCTTGGAGGCGTTCGCCATCGCGTCGTAGCGCTCCAGGTCGGTCACCGGACGCCCGCCCTGGCTGTAGGGCAGCGAGGACTGGAACAGGCGGAAGCTGTGCACGGACATGTGGCGCGGCGCGTTGCCGTACTCGTCCCGCGCCACGTCATCGGGGGTGAGCACGGATCGGAAGCCCAGGCGCGGGAAGCGCGAGGCGCCCAGCAGGAGCATCGCGCCGGCGCCGCGCACCACGCCCTCGTCCCCGTCGTTGTCGGCGTTCCAGAAGATGCGCAGAACCGAGTCCTCGCGCGACGCGCGCTCCGGCCACTGCGGGTCGTCCAGCAGCGCGGAGGCCTGCGTGCGGCCGTCGGCGGCCACCTGCATCCACCCGGCGAGGTCGTCCTGGGTGAAGCTGGGGTTGTCGCGCGCGCCGGTCCCGGGGCGCCAGTATGTGCCCACGTACACCGAGTCGATATCCTTGCCCGCGCCCAGCACTTCACGCGTGACGTTGGTGATGTCGTAGTGGATGCCCACGAAGTCGCTGCCCCCCGGGGTGCTCCAGGCGAAGGAGGTGCGCCGCACCTTCACGTACAGGGGCACGTGGGCCTCGTCGTAGCTGTCGCCCAAGGCCTCGGGGGTGTAGTCGAGCATCTCGGCGGCGAACATGTCCGGGGAGATGGCCTGGTAGTCCTCGTCGATGCGCCCGTCGCCGTCGTCGTCCCTGCCGTTGAGGAAGTCCTCGTCGGTGCGCCCGTCCACGTCGTCATCCTGGCCCCGGAGCCCGGCGGGGATGCCCTCGTAGGCGTGCCGGGTCCGGGCGAAGTCGCCGGCTTCGCCGCGGATCTCGTCGAACTCGCTGACCCGGCGCACGCCGTCGCGGTCCTTGCCGGCAACCCACAGCGAGCTCCACAGGATGTACTCCACGCCGGAGTTGCCCGGCCACTGCCCACCGGGATCGGAGTTGAGCCCGCTGGGCCACCACGGGTTGCCCGGCGAGTAGTTGGTGTTGTCCATGTGCATCCAGACGCTGCCGATGGTGTGCAGGCCGCCCTCTCCCTGGCGCAACTCGTAGATCTGCGGGGTGGCGCCGCCGCGGCCGCCCGGGCCGCCCACCACCCGGGACGGCACCCGCGGCCCATCGGGATCGGCAAACGCCGGTCCGCCCGCACGCGGTGCCCCGGCGGACGCCATGACCGGAAACGCGAGGAGCATCACGATGGCGACGCGGAGGCCGCGGCCGGCGGCGCCCAGGGGCGCGCGGGCCGGGTGGAAGCGAGGGGCCGGAATCACTCGGAGCTGTACTTGAGCACGTAGTCGCCCGTGCCGGTCTCGTCCACGAAGATGAACCGCATGTGGCTGCCGTGGCGGGCCTGCCGGGCGCGCGTGCCGAAGATCATGCGGCCGTGGAGATCGTAGTCCCAGATTTCGTAGGAGCGGGTGTCCCCCCGGCCCCGCGCGCCCTTGTTCTCGAGCACCCGGCCGCGGTTGCTGTCCTCGCCCAGGGCCAGGTCGGAGCCCAGGTCGGAGAGCGATTCGCCTCCCACCGGCATGACCCGCTGGCGGATCTCGTCGGGGTGGCCGTACTTCACGAACACCCGTCCCCGGTCGGTGAAGTAGCCTCTCAGGTTGCCCCCGAAGGAGCGCCCCGCCACCACCAGGCGGGACTCGAACTCCGCCAGCGGGTCGCCGAGCGCCCCCTCGGGCCCCGCGCGCCGGCGGGTCCAGTACTCGTTCCAGTAGGCCTCCTGCTCCCCGGGCGTCATCTCCTCGAAGTGGTCCAGTTCCACGTCCTGGAAGAGCAGCTCCGCCTTCTCCGCCAGTTCCCGCACGTCCACTTCCAGCAGCGAGCCCTGCGACCAGGCCATGTCGAAGGTGCCCTCCACGCGACGGGAGGCGCCGGTCGCCGGGTTGGCGGTGAGTCTCAGCCGGTAGCGCCCCGCGGGCAGGGCGCCCAGGCGCAGCACCTGCGCGCGGTCGAAGTTCGGGGCGGCGTGCAGGGTGTCGGCCCACAGGACGCGCCGATCGCCGGTTCGCCCGTCGAACACCTCCCAGATCACGCGCAGCTCCTCCCCGGTCCGGCCGCGCGGCAGGCGGCCGGCCACGAAGACCGGCAGGTCGGTGCCCGAGAGACCGTAGCGCCTCGCCGGGTTGGGATAGACCGTCACGCGCGGCTTGCGGAAGACGCTGGAGTCGGGAGCCGCGAAGGACTCGGCGAACTCGAGGTCCGAGAGCTCCAGCGAGTCCGCCGAGAACGCGCGCACCCGCAACAGGCCCCGGGCGGTTCCCGAGCGGTGGTCGCGGCGGATCATCCCCAGCAGCGTCTTCTTGGGGGCCTGCAGGTCGGTTACGCTGACCTCGGCCACGTAGTCGCCGGGAGCCAGCGGGGTGTCCCATTCCAGCACCTGCCGCAGCTGGGCGGTGCCGGCGGCCTCGGAGTCGGCAGCCGCCATGTGCGACTCGCGCGACCAGCGCAGCGCCGCCCCCCCCCGGAGAGGGTACAGGTCGAGCTCCACCTGCACCCGGCTCACCCAGAGGGCGCCCGTCCACTCGAACTTCAACTGGTCGTTGGGAATGCGCAGGTAGAACTCGACGCGCGGCAGCGAGTCGGCGGAGGGAAAGGCCGCGGCGTCGGCGATGAAGAGCAGGTCGCCCTCGGAGAAGCGTGGCAGGGGCAGCGGCGGGGTTTCTTCCTCGCGGGGGTCTTCTGAGACCTCCCCGCCTGGCGCGGCCGGCTCCGAGAAGGCGGGAGCGGCCACACCACCCGTTCCCGTCGCCAGCATCGCCGCCAGCGCCAGCGCCACCCAAACGCGAAGGGGCAGTGCCTGGCACCGCCCCCCGCGCTCTTTTCCGTGCTCCGGCTGCTGCTTCACGCTCGTCCCCGGCCACCCGGCACCGGGCCGGGCGGCGACTGATCGGCGTCCCGCGCCTAGAAGTCGAACTTCAGCGAGACCCGGTGCGCCGCGCCCAGCGTCTGCATGTTCGCGTAGGCGTAGTCCACCTGGGCCTTGGTCTTCGCGCTGACGGGGAAGCGCACGCCCACGCCGCCGGCCCAGTTCTCGGAGTCGTACCCGAACTTGTAGCCGCCGCGCAGGAACAGGTAGTTGTTGAACTGGTACTCCGCGCCCACGTTCAGGTGCTCGCGGTTGTCCGGCGGGTGCGAGAACTCCATCGCCGTGAGCAGCTTCGAGTTGTCCTGGCCCAGCGGGCGGGCGGATACGCCCACGCGGAACATGGTGGGCATCTTGCTGGTGCGCACGTCGATGTCCGCCACCTCGGCGCCGTGGCTGTACTTCACGTTGCCGCCGATGTTCTGGATCACCATCCCGATGCGAATGCCGCCCAGGCCCACGTCGTACAGTGAACCGACGTCGAAGGTCACGGTGCGCCACTCGCTCTCGGCCAGCCCCGCCGTCACCAGCCGCGCACTCACGCCGGCGGAGAACTTGTCGGTGAAGAAGCGACTGTAGGTCAGGCCAAACGCCGCGTAGCCCGCGTCAAAGGTGCGGCCGGTGCCCTCCGGGTGATAGGGCTCGGTCTCCTCCTGGCGGTCCATGCTCAGCGAGCGGGCGTCCAGCGACCAGTTGCCCGGGATGCCCTTGATGCTGAACACGTAGGCGAACTGGTCCACCAGCAGCCCGCCGACCCAGCTGTTGTGGTTGAACATCAGCTCCGTCCGGGCCACGTGGGCCACGCCCGCCGCGTTCCAATAGGAGGCGGAGCCGTCGTCGGCCACTGCGACGAACGCGTCGCCCATGCCCGCCGCGCGGGCCCCGACGCCGATCTTCAGGAAGGTGGCGTCGTACGTGCCGACCTTCTCGAAGATCTCGGCCGCCCGGGCCGCGCCGAACGGCAAGGCGATCAGCAGCAGAACCGCAATAGTACGTTTCACGAGTCGACCTCCTCCGAGCGCTCCACGAAAATCACCGGATCACGGTGAACCGGCCGACCATTTGCCCGCGGTCGCCTTCCACCGAATATACGTAGATTCCAGCCTTGATGTCCTGCCCGTTGCGCGAGACCAGGTTCCACTCGATCGTGCCGCCGCCCCGGGCATCTTCCTGGTTGAAGGTGCGCACCAGGTCGCCCGCGGTGGAGAAGACCCGGAGCGTGTAGCGGCCACACGGCAGGTGGTTGAAGTTGATGTGCGTGCCCGTGGGATCGCCGGGGCTCCCGCGAAGGTCCCATGCCGCGTGGAACCGGTACGGGTTGGGCACCACCTTGATGTGGTCCACGTCCGGGCTGCAATCGGTGCGCGGCACCACCACGTTCTCCTCGGTGGCCGACCGGCCTGTCTCCTGGTATTCGACGGTGTCCAGCGGCGTGACCGGGTTGGTCTTGTTGGTCTCGTTGTATGCGGTCACCGCGTAGAAGTAACGGAACCCGTTCAGCACGTTGCGGTCCACGTAGCGGTAGTAGCCCACCTTGTGCACGCGGCAGGGCACGCCGCGGTGCGTGGGGCAGCTCACGGTGTTGTCGTAGCTCGACTCGGCGGTGTCCGAGACCTCGGGGTTGCGCACCGAGTCCAGCACCGAGTTGGCGATCAGGCCCACCGGCTTGGACCACTCGCCCACCAGCTCCCACAGGTCGCTGGACGGTCCGTTGGGCCCGGTGGCCGGGTCGCGCTTCCAGCCCACGGCGCGGTACAGCCGGTAGCCGCGGAAGTCCAGCACCTCGCCGAGCTTGCCCGGGTTGGGGATCTTCTCCGAGATGTCGTCCCACAGGACCTGCACCGCCTGGTCCCCGCGGACCACCTGCACGCGCGGAGGCACCGGGGGCGCCGCACCCACCCACCGGACCCGGTCCACGAGCGGCACCCGCGCGGCGTCGCACACGCCGGTGGTGACATCGCAGTCGAGGTCGAACCACGAGCAGTGCTGGTCGCTGAGTTCGCGCAGGTCACCCTCCTGGTCCTGGCAGTCGCGGTACTGCACCTGCTTGCCCAGCGGGGCGATGATGCACGTCTCGCGGCCCCCGTCTCCCGGGTTGCGCTGGTCGCGCGGCGAGTTGCACGCGTGCTCGCCCGGACGCCTCGGGTTGTTCGGATTGGGGTCCGAGAAGTACCTGGGATTGGGCTTGAGGACCCCGCGGTAGGCGGTCCACGCCTGCTGCACGGACGAGAGCAGCCCCTGCGGGACCTCGCGACCGAACTTCTTCTGGAACACGTCGAAGTCATCCATGGTCGTCGGCAGCAGCGTCTTGCCCTTGCCGATGTAGTCCGCCTTGCCCACGCAGTAGCCCACGTCGAACTCGACGGTGCTGTCCGCGGGCAGCGAGATGTACGGTCCGACGGAGAACATGGCCCGGTAGCTGCCGGTGTTGTCCATGTCCGGGAACTCCACGTTCTTCTTCGATGCGTTGGACATGGCGTCGTACAACTCGAGGTCCGTGGTCGGCCGGCCGCCCTGCGCGTACGGCAGCGAGGAGCGGAAGTACCGGTACGAGTGCACCGACAAATGGCGCGGGGCGTAGCCGTACTCGTCGGCGGCGATGTCATCGGCCGTGGGATTCGCCTTGAAGCCGAGCCGCGGGAAGCGGGAGGCGCCCAGGAACGTCACCGCGCCTGCGCCCGGCGTCTTACCTTCGTCCCCGTCGTTGTTGCAGCTCCAGAAGATGTGCAGGA
This genomic interval carries:
- a CDS encoding GWxTD domain-containing protein — translated: MKQQPEHGKERGGRCQALPLRVWVALALAAMLATGTGGVAAPAFSEPAAPGGEVSEDPREEETPPLPLPRFSEGDLLFIADAAAFPSADSLPRVEFYLRIPNDQLKFEWTGALWVSRVQVELDLYPLRGGAALRWSRESHMAAADSEAAGTAQLRQVLEWDTPLAPGDYVAEVSVTDLQAPKKTLLGMIRRDHRSGTARGLLRVRAFSADSLELSDLEFAESFAAPDSSVFRKPRVTVYPNPARRYGLSGTDLPVFVAGRLPRGRTGEELRVIWEVFDGRTGDRRVLWADTLHAAPNFDRAQVLRLGALPAGRYRLRLTANPATGASRRVEGTFDMAWSQGSLLEVDVRELAEKAELLFQDVELDHFEEMTPGEQEAYWNEYWTRRRAGPEGALGDPLAEFESRLVVAGRSFGGNLRGYFTDRGRVFVKYGHPDEIRQRVMPVGGESLSDLGSDLALGEDSNRGRVLENKGARGRGDTRSYEIWDYDLHGRMIFGTRARQARHGSHMRFIFVDETGTGDYVLKYSSE
- a CDS encoding PorV/PorQ family protein, yielding MKRTIAVLLLIALPFGAARAAEIFEKVGTYDATFLKIGVGARAAGMGDAFVAVADDGSASYWNAAGVAHVARTELMFNHNSWVGGLLVDQFAYVFSIKGIPGNWSLDARSLSMDRQEETEPYHPEGTGRTFDAGYAAFGLTYSRFFTDKFSAGVSARLVTAGLAESEWRTVTFDVGSLYDVGLGGIRIGMVIQNIGGNVKYSHGAEVADIDVRTSKMPTMFRVGVSARPLGQDNSKLLTAMEFSHPPDNREHLNVGAEYQFNNYLFLRGGYKFGYDSENWAGGVGVRFPVSAKTKAQVDYAYANMQTLGAAHRVSLKFDF